From the Oncorhynchus nerka isolate Pitt River unplaced genomic scaffold, Oner_Uvic_2.0 unplaced_scaffold_885, whole genome shotgun sequence genome, the window TCCACTCTATAGGTCATTGGTTCTAACCCCCTCTCTGTTCCGCTCTATAGGTCATTGGTTCTAACCCCATCTCTGTTCCGCTCTATAGGTCATTGGTTCTAACCCCCTCTCTGTTCCGCTCTATAGGTCATTGGTTCTAACCCCCTCTCTGTTCCACTCTATAGGTCATTAGTTCTAACCCCCTCTCTGTTCCGCTCTATAGGTCATTGGTTCTAACCCCCTCTCTGTTCCACTCTATAGGTCATTGGTTCTAACCCCCTCTCTGTTCCACTCTATAGGTCATTGGTTCTAACCCCCTCTCTGTTCCACTCTATAGGTCATTGGTTCTAACCCCCTCTCTGTTCCACTCGATAGGTCATTGGTTCTAACCCACTCTCTGTTCCACTCTATAGGTCATTGGTTCTAACCCACTCTCTGTTCCACTCTATAGGTCATTGGTTCTAACCCACTCTCTGTTCCACTCTATAGGTCATTGGTTCTAACCCACTCTCTGTTCCACTCTATAGGTCATTGGTTCTAACCCCCTCTCTGTTCCGCTCTATAGGTAATTGGTTCTAACCCCCTCTCTGTTCCGCTCTATAGGTCATTGGTTCTAACCCCCTCTCTGTTCCACTCTATAGGTCATTGGTTCTAACCCACTCTCTGTTCCACTCTATAGGTCATTGGTTCTAACCCACTCTCTGTTCCGCTCTATAGGTCATTGGTTCTAACCCCCTCTCTGTTCCGCTCTATAGGTCATTGGTTCTAACCCCCTCTCTGTTCCGCTCTATAGGTCATTGGTTCTAACCCCCTCTCTGTTCCGCTCTATAGGTCATTGGTTCTAACCCACTCTCTGTTCCACTCTATAGGTCATTGGTTCTAACCCCCTCTCTTTTCCACCCTATAAGGAATTGGTTCTAACCCCCTCTCTTTTCCACCCTATAGGGAATTGGTTCTAACCCCCTCTTTGTTCTACCCCCATCTGTTTCCACCCCCGGGTCTCTGCTGTCAGTCAGCTTCTTATAATCCCTTCTCTGTTCCATAATATAGGCCAGTGGTTCTAACCCCCTCTGTTCCATAATATAGGCCAGTGGTTCTAACCCCCTCTCTGTTCCATAATATAGGCCAGTGGTTCTAACCCCCTCTCTGTTCCATAATATAGGCCAGTGGTTCTAACCCCCTCTCTGTTCCATAATATAGGCCAGTGGTTCTAACCCCCTCTGTTCCATAATATAGGCCAGTGGTTCTAACCCCCTCTCTTTTCCACCCTATAGGTAATTGGTTCTAACCCCATCTGTTTCCACTCTATAGGTCATTGGTTCTAACCcactctctgttctgctctatagGTCATTGGTTCTAACCCCCTCTCTGTTCCGCTCTATAGGTCATTGGTTCTAACCCCCTCTCTGTTCCGCTCTATAGGTCATTGGTTCTAACCCCCTCTCTGTTCCACTCTATAGGTCATTGGTTCTAACCCCCTCTCTGTTCCACTCTATAGGTCATTGGTTCTAACCCCCTCTTTGTTCCGCTCTATAGGTCATTGGTTCTAACCCCCTCTCTGTTCCGCTCTATAGGTCATTGGTTCTAACCCCCTCTCTGTTCCGCTTTATAGGTCATTGGTTCTAACCCCCTCTCTGTTCCGCTCTATAGGTCATTGGTTCTAACCCCATCTGTTTCCACCCCCTGGTCTCTTATATCTTCTTATAATCCCTTCTCTGTTCCATAATATAGGTCATTGGTTCTAACTCCCTCTCTGTTCCACTCTATAGGTCATTGGTTCTAACCCACTCTCTGTTCCGCTCTATAGGTCATTGGTTCTAACCCCCTCTCTGTTCCACTCTATAGGTCATTGGTTCTAACCCCCTCTCTGTTCCACTCTATAGGTCATTGGTTCTAACCCCCTCTTTGTTCCGCTCTATAGGTCATTGGTTCTAACCCCCTCTCTGTTCCACCCTATAGGGAATTGGTTCTAACCCCTCTCTGTTCCGCTCTATAGGTCATTGGTTCTAACCCCCTCTCTGTTCCGCTCTATAGGTCATTGGTTCTAACCCCATCTGTTTCCACCCCCTGGTCTCTTATATCTTCTTATAATCCCTTCTCTGTTCCATAATATAGGTCATTGGTTCTAACCCCCTCTCTGTTCCACCCTATAGGGAATTGGTTCTAACCCCCTCTTTGTTCTACCCTATAGGTCATTGGTTCTAACCCCATCTGTTTCCACCCCCGCGTCTCTGCTGTCAGTCAGCTTCTTATAATCCCTTCTCTGTTCCATAATATAGGCCAGTGGTTCCACCCTTCTGATATTTCCCTGTTGTCTgaatctccccttcctctcccctcctcccctctgctgGTGTAAAGGAGCTCCATGGTCAGGTTGTTAAAGGTCTATATTTGGGTCAGATGGTTTCTAGTGGTGCCCGTATCAACATCGTATAGCTGTATAATCCTACTGGAGTTGGAGAATCTATGAAACTCCTTCTTAAATATAACCTCTGGTTTAAACTCTCATTCCTTACTTTGTCAGCCTGTCAATCCCCCTCCCTGCATCAACGTTTTAGTACCTTTGTTAACTCTGTGTTGGCTGCCTGAGTTGGTCTGGTTTAGCTGTCTCTATGTGGCCTGGGGGATGGAATTTTACAATTTGTGTAAATGTTCTGTGATGGTTGCATGGTTGTTCTGTGATGGTTGTATGGTTGTTCTGTGATGGTTGTATGGTTGTTCTGTGATGGTTGTATGGATGTTATGAGAAGGTTGTATGAATGTTATGAGAAGGTTGTATGGATGTTATGAGGTTGTATGAATGTTAGGAGATGGTTGAATGAATGTTCAGTGATGGTTGTATGGATGTTAtgaggggcctcccgagtggtggtctaaggctgtgccactagagatcctggtgcggcttggctgggttgtatttcggaggacgcacggctctcgaccttcgcctcgaGTCCGTCGCCGCGAGTCCgtaagggagttgcagcgatgggacaagactgtaactatcaGTTGGATACCACGTaactggggagaaaaaggggtaaaaattcaaaGTAAATTATGTTCTGTGATGGTTGTGTGGAGGTTCCTCCCAATACATTGAGGTTGACAGGTCTTCTCAGTGTTCTCTGACCCTGAGGTAGTGTTAGGGGTCGGGGTTATGTAGGGTtactgaggtagggttaggggtcagggttaggtagggttactgaggtagtgttaggggtcagggttaggtagggttaggggtcagggttaggtagggttactGAGGTAGGGTTgggggtcagggttaggtagggttaggggtctgGGTTGTTTGTTTGGTAGGGTTAGTTTGATAGACAGGTGTCAGATTTAGTGTCTGAGCCGGAGCCAACTGACCTCTAAACTCTAACCTCTGACCTGGAAGTCTTATGAATAGCTCTCTGGCATTGCTGTCTGACCTCGTACCCAACAGGAAGTCTGAGGTCTTACGCAACACACAACTCTGTCCTCCAGACTTCCAAATGACATCAATGCATGATTTAGGTAAAAGCCCACCCGACAGAGAGTGATCTGAAGCCTGTCGTAAAGCATCTTACAGGGTAGCTTAGGGGTTTCAATCCTAGCTCTGCACATATGAACATAACGTTAGGCAGCTTTCCACTCCCTAAGACACCATGTCATTAGCTATGGCACAGTCTGATGTGAGCCTGATACCTGCTACCTACCTGCTAACCTGCCTCAACACCTCAACCTACCTGCTGCTTGTCCTCGACATCACAGAGCTCTATCAGGTTCTACCGGGTTCACTCGGGTTCTACTAGATTCTACCAGGTTCTGAGGTTCTACCAGGGTCTATCATactgttccactgttctcagGGCGGGGTATCACCAAACATAGAGGTGAGCATTCACCAGGGTTAGAAGTTGGCTTTAAGCTTAGAGAGTGGAGGTGGCTTTAGGCTTAGAGAGTGGAGGTGGCTTTAGGCTTAGAGAGTGGAGGTGGCTCTAGGCTTAGAGAGTGGAGGTGGCTTTAAGCTTAGAGAGTGGAGGTAGCTTTAGGCTTAGAGAGTGGAGGTGGCTTTAGGCTTAGAGAGTGGAGGTGGCTTTAGGCTTAGAGAGTGGAGGTGGCTTTAGGCTTAGAGAGTGGAGGTGGCTTTAGGCTTAGAGAGTGGAGGTGGCTTTAGGCTTAGAGAGTGGAGGTAGCTTTAGTCTTAGAGAGTGGAGGTGGCTTTAGGCTTAGAGAGTGGAGGTAGCTTTAGGATTAGACGTTGGGTTTCGGGTTAGAGGTTGGAGACGGTCAGACAGGACCAGAttaacagggagaggagggggctgaGAGGCTTTGGTCCTGATAACATTAGCGGAACATGACCTAATGAGGCCAGACAGACCTGCTCCATGTGCTCTATACATACTGCCCAGCCTCCCTACAGCCACAACTCTTCCAGGCCAGAGGCCTGGTACCAAAGTACCATATCAGACCTCATGTATTGAGCCTGGATGATACAGCAAAACCTTTAGTTACTACATCATGGAAAACCCAAACATGTCTGGTCTGTCGTATGTCAGCAGGTCTGTCGTCTGTCAGCAGGTCTGTCAAATACCCGTACATGTTCGTGGTTTGTCCATTCATCCAGACAGTGGTTTGTCCATACAGCCAGACAGTGGTTTGTCCATACAGCCAGACAGTGGTTTGTCCATACAGCCAGACAGTAGTTTGTCCATACAGCCAGACAGTGGTTTGTCCATACAGCCAGACAGTAGTTTGTCCATACAGCCAGACAGTAGTTTGTCCATACAGCCAGACAGTGGTTTGTCCATACAGCCAGACAGTGGTTTGTCCATACAGCCAGACAGTAGTTTGTCCATACAGCCAGACAGTAGTTTGTCCATACAGCCAGACAGTGGTTTGTCCATACAGCCAGACAGTAGTTTGTCCATACAGCCAGACAGTGGTTTGTCCATACAGCCAGACAGTAGTTTGTCCATACAGCCAGACAATACATATTTAGTCCACAATAACATTTGGACCAGATTTCTGTTTTCAACAGTCAGAGCAGTGATGTCATAGAATGAGCTGAATGACAGTGTAGATCCCCTACTTCACACCTGGTGATGTCATATCCCCTAGTGATCTTCTTTTTCATCTGCTGCCCTAGGTATATCAACAAGGCACGTTGTCTCTCCATGCTAGGCTGTACTGTCCAGCCCAATGGTAGAGTCTCTCCACACTAGGCTGTACTGTCCAGCCCCATGGTAGAGTCTCTCCATACTAGGCTGTACTGTCCAGCCCCATGGTAGAGTCTCTCCACACTAGGCTGTACTGTCCAGCCCAATGGTAGAGTCTCTCCATGCTAGGCTGTACTGTCCAGCCCCATGGTAGTCTCTCCATGCTAGGCTGTACTGTCCAGCCCAATGGTAGAGTCTCTTCATGCTAGGCTGTACTGTCCAGCCCCATGGTAGTCTCTCCACACTAGGCTGTACTGTCCAGCCCAATGGTAGAGTCTCTCCATGCTAGGCTGTACTGTCCAGCCCCATGGTAGAGTCTCTCCACACTAGGCTGTACTGTCCAGCCCCATGGTAGAGTCTCTCCATGCTAGGCTGTACTGTCCAGCCCCATGGTAGTCTCTCCACACTAGGCTGTACTGTCCAGCCCAATGGTAGTCTCTCCATGCTAGGCTGTACTGTCCAGCCCCATGGTAGTCTCTCCACACTAGGCTGTACTGTCCAGCCCAATGGTAGTCTCTCCATGCTAGGCTGTACTGTCCAGCCCCATGGTAGTCTCTCCACACTAGGCTGTACTGTCCAGCCCAATGGTAGTCTCTCCATGCTAGGCTGTACTGTCCAGCCCCATGGTAGTCTCTCCACACTAGGCTGTACTGTCCAGCCCAATGGTAGTCTCTCCATGCTAGGCTGTACTGTCCAGCCCCATGGTAGTCTCTCCACACTAGGCTGTACTGTCCAGCCCAATGGTAGTCTCTCCACACTAGGCTGTACTGTCCAGCCCAATGGTAGAGTCTCTCCATGCTAGGCTGTACTGTCCAGCCCAATGGTAGAGTCTCTCCATGCTAGGCTGTACTGTCCAGCCCCATGGTAGTCTCTCCACACTAGGCTGTACTGTCCAGCCCCATGGTAGAGTCTCTCCATGCTAGGCTGTACTGTCCAGCCCAATGGTAGAGTCTCTCCATGCTAGGCTGTACTGTCCAGCCCCATGGTAGTCTCTCCACACTAGGCTGTACTGTCCAGCCCAATGGTAGAGTCTCTCCATGCTAGGCTGTACTGTCCAGCCCAATGGTAGAGTCTCTTCATACTAGGCTGTACTGTCCAGCCCCATGGTAGTCTCTCTACACTAGGCTGTACTGTCCAGCCCAATGGTAGTCTCTCCACGCTAGGCTGTACTGTCCAGCCCAATGGTAGAGTCTCTCCATGCTAGGCTGTACTGTCCAGCGCAATGGTAGAGTCTCTCCATGCTAGGCTGTACTGTCCAGCCCAATGGTAGAGTCTCTCCACACTAGGCTGTACTGTCCAGCCCAATGGTAGAGTCTCTCCACGCTAGGCTGTACTGTCCAGCGCAATGGTAGAGTCTCTCCATGCTAGGCTGTACTGTCCAGATCCATGGTCTGAGTCTGAAGATGCTAGGCTGTACTGTCCAGCCCAATGGTAGAGTCTCTCCATACTAGGCTGTACTGTCCAGCCCAATGGTAGAGTCTCTCCATACTAGGCTGTACTGTCCAGCCCCATGGTAGAGTCTCTCCATGCTAGGCTGTACTGTCCAGCACAATGGTAGAGTCTCTCCATGCTAGGCTGTACTGTCCAGCCCAATGGTAGAGTCTCTCCACACTAGGCTGTACTGTCCAGCCCAATGGTAGAGTCTCTCCATGCTAGGCTGTACTGTCCAGCGCAATGGTAGAGTCTCTCCATGCTAGGCTGTACTGTCCAGCCCCATGGTAGAGTCTCTCCATGCTAGGCTGTACTGTCCAGCGCAATGGGAGAGTCTCTCCATGCTAGGCTGTACTGTCCAGATCCATGGTCTGAGTCTGAAGATGCTAGGCTGTACTGTCCAGCCCAATGGTAGAGTCTCTCCACACTAGGCTGTACTGTCCAGCCCCATGGTAGTGTCTCTCCATGCTAGGCTGTACTGTCCAGATCCATGGTCTGAGTCTGAAGATGCTAGGCTGTACTGTCCAGCCCCATGGTCTGAGTCTAAAGATGCTAGGCTGTACTGTCCAGATCCATGGTCTGAGTCTAAAGATGCTAGGCTGTACTGTCCAGATCCATGGTCTGAGTCTGAAGATGCTAGGCTGTACTGTCCAGCCCCATGGTAGAGTCTCTCCATGCTAGGCTGTACTGTCCAGCCCCATGGTCTGAGTCTGAAGATGCTAGGCTGTGTGGTGGCTGTGGAGCCGCATGTTAGGAGTTCTtggtttatttttttatatattttttttcctttGATGATGACTTCAATAAAtaacaaatatatttatatatcatATATAACCATGTAGAAACTACATGTATTTCACATAACTTAAATAATAATTTATATGTACAGCCCCCCCTTCACAATAAGGAAATATATTCCATAATGTCTATGGTCGGGTTGTGTGTTTACGTCCTGCGGTGTTTCCGTGACAACGCACAGACACAGGAAGTGTCTATCCGTATCCAGCGCCAGCCCACAGAGGTCCGGTCCTGGGTCAGAGCTCGGACGTATGTCTGAGAGGTCTTACACTGCGAATTCCAGTGTTTGTCATCGATGCCGCGACAGCCGCTCTTAAAAGGTTTGGCAGTCCGACACTTGGTCTCATAGAAGTACTGCTTAACAAAGTTGCTTTCGGCGGTTCCCATCTTTATCTGATCCAGGACGGTGACCTGACGACCCCTGATGTCCACCGCATTCGTCTTGTCTGTCACCCACTGTGATTGGCTGTCACAGACGGAGTACTCCCCGCGGTAACTCTTGTGTTCTGCGTATCTCTTCCTGCGGGTCTTGTTGGTTCTGTCAGAGCTGCCCACGTAGTCATCTATAGAGTAGAGCGGAGGAGGCTGCAGGGGCGCCCGCTCACTCAGCAGGACCCGGGGAGAGTTGTAGTGTTTCTGCTGCTCCAGCAGGTCAGACGACCTGGGCTGGTACAGCGAGCTGCGCCTCTCCAGGAATCTACTGTCGTCCAGAGGGGTGTCAATGGCGAGCAGGCCCAACGGTGGCAATGTGTCCTGGGCCTGCCTGTCCTGGCCCTCACCCTGCCTCCCCCGGCCGCGGGTCAGGTCCGCCTGCAGCAGCTGGATGATGAGGGAGTTGATGGGGTCCTGGGTGGGCGGGGGCTGCTGGCGCTCCATGTGCGTTGCCTGGATACCGTAGAGGTACGCTAGGAACAACACATACAGCAACATGGACATCACTAGATTCACCTGTAAGATCTGTGGAGTAGAGGAGACAGGATATTAGTTATTAATCACCTATCATCAATAATTACACCACTAGATTCACCTGTCAGATCTGTGGAGTAGAGACAGGATATCAGTTATTAATCACCTATAATCAATAATTACACCACTAGATTCACCTGTCAGATCTGTGGAGTAGAGGAGACAGGATATCAGTTATTAATCACCTATAATCAATAATTACACCACTAGATTCACCTGTAAGATCTGTGGAGTAGAGGAGACAGGATATCAGTTATTAATCACCTATAATCAATAATTACACCACTAGATTCACCTGTCAGATCTGTGGAGTAGAGACAGAATATCAGTTATTAATCACCTATAATCAATAATTACACCACTAGATTCACCTGTCAGATCTGTGGAGTAGAGACATAATATCAGTTATTAATCACCTATAATCAATAATTACACCACTAGATTCAGTTACTAATTCAGATCAGTTATAATTTATTAATCGCCTGGACCATTATCAACATTTTATATTCTGAATCCAGAATCATGACAAAATGCTAATAGAATTAGTCCTGGAACATTATGAATGTTGTTTTATGTTCTGAATCTAGAATCATGACAAAATGCTAATAGAATTAGTCCTGGAACATTATGAATGTTGTTTTATGTTCTGAATCTAGAATCATGACAAAATGCTAATGGCATTAGTCCTGGAACATTATGAATGTTGTTTTATGTTCTGAATCTAGAATCATGCCAAAATGCTAATAGAATTAGTCCTGGAACATTATGAATGTTGATTTAtgaatggaaaggcactggaCATGAACCACTCTTGAGGTCTCTGCCTGGAACGGCTGAgtaactggcttactggtgctcttccatgccaaaATCCCTAGGAGGGTGAGTCCTGGAACATTACTGGTGCTctaccatgccgtccctaggaggggtgagtaactggcttactggtgctcttccatgccgtccctaggaggggtgagtcactggcttactggtgctcttccatgccgtgttccctaggag encodes:
- the ntf3 gene encoding neurotrophin-3 encodes the protein MSMLLYVLFLAYLYGIQATHMERQQPPPTQDPINSLIIQLLQADLTRGRGRQGEGQDRQAQDTLPPLGLLAIDTPLDDSRFLERRSSLYQPRSSDLLEQQKHYNSPRVLLSERAPLQPPPLYSIDDYVGSSDRTNKTRRKRYAEHKSYRGEYSVCDSQSQWVTDKTNAVDIRGRQVTVLDQIKMGTAESNFVKQYFYETKCRTAKPFKSGCRGIDDKHWNSQCKTSQTYVRALTQDRTSVGWRWIRIDTSCVCALSRKHRRT